The following coding sequences lie in one Heyndrickxia oleronia genomic window:
- a CDS encoding thioredoxin family protein has product MKEWTKEEITENTRKIKQLALYFYTPLCGTCQVAGRMLDIVENLVPQFEFRKADLNYMPEMAEKYSIESVPCLLVFQEGICLEKIYAFQSVTHLYELLKQINKDD; this is encoded by the coding sequence ATGAAAGAATGGACAAAGGAAGAGATTACAGAAAATACAAGGAAGATCAAGCAACTAGCATTATACTTTTATACACCTTTATGCGGGACATGTCAGGTAGCGGGGAGAATGCTCGATATTGTGGAAAATTTAGTACCACAGTTTGAATTTAGAAAAGCTGATTTAAATTATATGCCAGAAATGGCTGAGAAGTATTCAATTGAGAGTGTCCCCTGTTTATTAGTATTTCAAGAGGGAATTTGTTTGGAAAAAATATATGCTTTTCAATCGGTTACTCATTTGTATGAGCTTTTAAAACAAATAAATAAAGATGATTAA
- a CDS encoding methionine ABC transporter ATP-binding protein, with protein sequence MITVQKVKKIFSTKNGEVTAVNDINIDINKGEIFGVIGYSGAGKSTLIRMLNGLEIPTSGKIHVAGKEISSIKGAELRKARQGIGMIFQHFNLLWSRTVRENISFPLEIAGVPKQQRRKKVDELIKLVGLDGREEAYPSQLSGGQKQRVGIARALANDPQVLLCDEATSALDPQTTDSILDLLVDINKRLGLTIVLITHEMHVIRKICHRVAVMENGQVVEMGSVLDVFRKPQEKITKRFVRQLTEPEDTHETVQQLLNMYPSGRLVKITFIGGSAEQPIITDLIRNYSLSVNIIQGNISQTQNGSYGTLFIHVDGEEEEINKGLTYLQKQQEIELEVMKADA encoded by the coding sequence ATGATAACCGTTCAAAAAGTAAAAAAAATATTTTCTACAAAAAATGGAGAAGTTACAGCAGTTAATGACATTAACATTGATATAAATAAAGGTGAAATTTTTGGTGTTATTGGCTATTCAGGTGCCGGGAAAAGTACGTTAATCCGTATGTTAAATGGTCTAGAAATTCCAACCTCGGGTAAGATTCATGTAGCTGGGAAGGAAATTTCAAGTATAAAGGGTGCAGAGCTAAGAAAAGCAAGACAAGGCATTGGAATGATATTTCAGCATTTTAATCTTCTTTGGTCACGTACTGTTAGGGAAAATATTTCTTTTCCTCTTGAAATCGCAGGTGTACCAAAACAGCAGCGTAGAAAAAAAGTAGACGAATTAATTAAGCTTGTTGGATTAGATGGAAGGGAAGAAGCATACCCTTCACAGCTTAGTGGTGGACAAAAGCAACGTGTAGGTATTGCCCGTGCTTTAGCAAATGACCCTCAAGTACTTTTATGTGATGAGGCGACTTCTGCATTGGACCCACAGACTACAGATTCTATTTTGGATCTATTAGTGGATATTAATAAAAGACTTGGATTAACGATTGTGCTAATTACACATGAAATGCATGTGATTAGGAAAATTTGCCATCGAGTAGCTGTTATGGAAAATGGTCAGGTTGTTGAGATGGGAAGCGTACTTGATGTGTTTAGAAAACCTCAAGAGAAAATAACAAAGCGTTTCGTTAGACAACTCACAGAACCTGAAGATACTCATGAAACAGTACAACAACTATTAAATATGTATCCAAGTGGACGATTAGTGAAGATTACTTTTATTGGAGGTTCTGCTGAACAACCGATTATAACTGATCTTATTAGAAATTATTCTCTTTCTGTAAATATTATTCAGGGCAACATCTCACAAACACAGAATGGATCATATGGGACATTGTTCATTCATGTAGATGGTGAGGAAGAAGAGATAAATAAGGGATTAACTTATTTACAAAAACAACAGGAGATTGAACTAGAGGTGATGAAGGCAGATGCTTGA
- a CDS encoding MFS transporter, with protein sequence MKWANRWKQQWGGYNSNIRNAIYGNVFTQIGLGVFMVIYNFYIRELGFPDQMNGQVISMTSLATAIILIPAGILSDRLGRKRVIIYGLIFTGVTLFLRSIIEPRTLLLMAAFLTGLTQAFIQVSSVPLLAENSTAEQRVKLFSLHFGLMTAANVIGNIFGGVLSDLLEWIYSPIISIRITLIIGAVIFLIGILPIMRLKEMKTDVSNDKNNNKRFISFKEQKESLKLIIFFAIAQLLIGFGAGLVIPYLNLYFADRFNASNTTIGFIISMGQAATAIAMFIGPFVVSKVGEVKAVVFLQLASLPFLLLTGFTHSLLLAAIGFLFRQALMNAGNPIQMSLMMSKVDNSVKGLANSVNQMVFNLGWALMGPVSMGIVSRNGSYNGYAIVFSITCFLYLVGSIYFFIVFKSFGSKKDHPPISKVV encoded by the coding sequence ATGAAATGGGCAAATAGGTGGAAACAGCAATGGGGAGGGTATAACTCGAATATAAGAAATGCCATTTATGGAAACGTTTTTACGCAAATTGGTTTGGGTGTTTTTATGGTCATTTACAATTTCTATATTCGTGAACTCGGTTTCCCAGATCAGATGAATGGGCAGGTCATCTCAATGACATCCCTGGCAACAGCCATTATTCTGATTCCAGCAGGAATATTAAGTGATAGACTGGGAAGGAAAAGAGTTATAATATATGGATTAATTTTTACAGGAGTTACCTTATTTCTTCGAAGTATTATTGAGCCAAGAACACTTCTCCTTATGGCAGCTTTTTTAACTGGTTTAACCCAAGCATTTATACAAGTTTCATCCGTTCCTTTATTGGCTGAAAACTCTACAGCTGAACAACGTGTCAAACTGTTTTCACTTCATTTTGGATTGATGACAGCTGCTAATGTGATTGGAAATATATTTGGGGGAGTACTTTCTGACTTACTTGAATGGATCTATAGTCCGATTATTAGTATTCGGATTACTTTAATAATTGGCGCAGTTATATTTTTGATCGGAATATTGCCAATAATGAGACTGAAGGAAATGAAAACAGATGTAAGCAACGATAAAAATAATAATAAGCGCTTCATTTCATTCAAAGAACAAAAGGAAAGTCTTAAATTAATCATCTTTTTTGCCATTGCACAATTATTAATCGGTTTTGGTGCAGGACTTGTAATCCCTTATTTAAATTTATACTTTGCTGATCGATTTAATGCTTCAAATACAACGATTGGATTTATTATTTCGATGGGGCAGGCAGCAACCGCCATCGCTATGTTTATTGGTCCATTTGTAGTAAGTAAAGTAGGGGAGGTTAAGGCAGTTGTCTTTTTGCAATTGGCTTCTCTCCCATTTTTATTATTAACGGGATTTACTCATAGTTTATTACTTGCAGCAATTGGGTTTTTATTCAGGCAGGCTTTAATGAATGCAGGAAATCCAATTCAAATGTCATTAATGATGTCTAAAGTTGATAATTCAGTGAAGGGTCTTGCAAACTCTGTCAATCAAATGGTATTTAATTTAGGATGGGCGTTGATGGGGCCAGTTTCAATGGGAATTGTTTCACGAAATGGTTCTTATAATGGCTACGCCATTGTTTTTTCAATCACATGTTTTTTATATTTAGTGGGGTCGATCTACTTTTTTATTGTCTTTAAATCTTTTGGAAGCAAAAAAGATCATCCTCCTATTTCAAAAGTAGTATAA